One genomic segment of Alosa sapidissima isolate fAloSap1 chromosome 13, fAloSap1.pri, whole genome shotgun sequence includes these proteins:
- the LOC121680713 gene encoding testis-specific serine/threonine-protein kinase 1-like yields the protein MDALVLKKRGYTLGIHLGEGSYAKVKSAYSERRKINVAVKIINRNKAPKDFLEKFLPREIEMLVCLSHPNIVKTFEIFETSNGKVYMIMELGVQGNLLEFIKFRGAIPEDFSRKVFRQLAAAIKFIHDKNIVHRDLKCENLLLDKDFNLKVADLGFSRKMNFDDSGNMVLSKTFCGSTSYAAPEVLQGHPYNPKMYDVWSMGVVLFIMVCGSMPFDDSNVRKMLKAQMEHRVEFYRPRNLSSECKALIYRMLHPDPLKRIDMCSIITHPWLQAQWKVDEGNNVHHDVSQPSKACKDGKEESAHSKEHRKGPRAEVDRETDHQPATAKCESTVRA from the coding sequence ATGGACGCCTTAGTTCTAAAAAAACGGGGCTACACTCTCGGAATACATTTAGGTGAGGGGTCCTATGCTAAAGTGAAATCTGCGTACTCTGAGCGCCGGAAAATAAATGTCGCCGTTAAAATTATCAACAGAAATAAGGCACCAAAAGACTTTTTAGAGAAATTTCTGCCCCGTGAAATTGAAATGTTGGTATGCCTCAGCCACCCTAACATCGTCAAAACCTTTGAGATCTTCGAGACTTCAAATGGTAAAGTCTACATGATAATGGAGCTCGGCGTACAAGGTAACCTGCTGGAGTTCATCAAATTCCGCGGAGCAATCCCGGAAGATTTTAGTAGGAAAGTTTTTCGCCAATTGGCCGCTGCCATTAAATTCATTCATGACAAAAACATCGTCCATCGGGATCTGAAGTGTGAAAATCTTCTCTTGGATAAAGATTTCAATTTGAAAGTGGCTGATTTGGGCTTTAGTCGCAAGATGAACTTCGATGATAGTGGCAACATGGTACTGAGTAAAACTTTCTGCGGCTCTACCTCCTATGCAGCACCTGAAGTCTTGCAGGGGCATCCATACAACCCCAAAATGTACGACGTCTGGAGCATGGGTGTTGTTCTGTTCATAATGGTTTGCGGGTCGATGCCCTTCGATGATTCAAACGTAAGGAAGATGCTCAAGGCTCAAATGGAACACCGAGTGGAATTCTATCGGCCACGAAACCTCTCGTCAGAATGCAAAGCCTTGATCTACAGAATGCTGCACCCAGACCCACTGAAGAGAATCGACATGTGCAGCATCATTACACATCCATGGCTACAAGCACAGTGGAAAGTGGATGAGGGGAACAATGTACATCATGACGTATCACAACCATCCAAGGCCTGCAAAGACGGCAAAGAGGAGAGCGCGCATTCCAAGGAGCACAGAAAGGGCCCAAGGGCGGAGGTCGACAGAGAAACCGACCACCAGCCAGCCACTGCGAAGTGCGAGAGCACTGTGAGGGCCTAA